Proteins encoded together in one Anopheles darlingi chromosome 3, idAnoDarlMG_H_01, whole genome shotgun sequence window:
- the LOC125958134 gene encoding uncharacterized protein LOC125958134 yields the protein MARQLVVLLICGAAVLQELFIRGVVSREYIEATTDTLEWVLPVSEKKNDGTTDPACSISLHRDLTIMQPLLLKPGSKQFVWPRLHSTTVELDYGQPLELFCSHGFRDGSPVGKAKSAIVTCEGNDELGYAAGSYNISHFTCQRPVYHVAERTGGRCYGDSTLIRIGFELAPDRFVQLYEVCFNEVQLHSHYVKYNLSPHNGHHQRAVKRPSFLQGSFYRDLKMNSIYSFVKQHATVQRILGTQARADAVLDSKRGLFLSRGHLAAKSDFIFGSHQRASFWLMNVAPQWQRFNALNWQRIETAVKEYITAHDLWLTVYTGTYGVLELLDGNGDPQQIFLDYDAARDPPGRIPIPKLFYKVLIDEQTQSGIALIGVNNPHATPEEIAEQYVVCKDVSGAIDWIHWKRDSIPDGYSYACDVNEFNDVTGHLELVQPIGKLLL from the exons ATGGCACGCCAGCTCGTGGTGTTGCTGATTTGTGGTGCGGCGGTGTTGCAAGAACTGTTTATCCGAGGAGTTGTTTCGCGAGAATACATCGAGGCTACAACCGACACCCTTGAGTGGGTGCTGCCCGTAAGTGAAAAGAAGAATGATGGAACCACCGATCCTG CCTGCAGCATATCGTTGCATCGCGATCTGACGATCATGCAACCGTTACTGCTCAAACCAGGCAGCAAGCAGTTCGTCTGGCCACGGCTACACAGTACCACCGTTGAGCTAGACTACGGGCAACCGTTGGAGCTATTCTGTTCCCATGGCTTCCGGGATGGTTCACCGGTCGGAAAGGCTAAATCAGCGATCGTCACCTGCGAGGGTAACGATGAGCTTGGTTACGCAGCGGGGAGCTACAACATCTCGCACTTCACCTGCCAGCGCCCCGTCTACCATGTAGCCGAACGAACCGGTGGCCGTTGCTACGGTGATAGTACCCTGATACGCATTGGATTCGAGCTGGCTCCGGACCGTTTCGTGCAGCTGTACGAGGTATGCTTCAACGAGGTGCAACTACACAGCCACTACGTCAAGTACAATCTGAGTCCACACAATGGTCACCATCAGCGGGCGGTAAAGCGGCCCTCCTTTCTACAGGGTAGCTTCTACCGCGATCTCAAGATGAACTCGATCTATTCCTTCGTCAAGCAGCATGCCACGGTACAACGTATTCTCGGCACTCAGGCAAGGGCTGATGCCGTGCTCGACAGCAAGCGGGGTCTGTTTTTGTCCCGTGGCCACTTGGCAGCCAAATCGGACTTCATTTTCGGATCACATCAGCGGGCTTCATTCTGGCTAATGAATGTGGCCCCGCAGTGGCAGCGCTTTAACGCACTCAACTGGCAGCGCATCGAGACGGCAGTGAAGGAGTACATCACCGCGCACGACCTGTGGCTAACGGTGTACACCGGAACGTACGGAGTGCTCGAGTTGCTCGATGGCAACGGTGATCCACAGCAGATCTTTCTCGACTATGATGCGGCTCGTGATCCCCCTGGGAGAATTCCCATTCCCAAGCTGTTCTACAAGGTACTGATCGACGAGCAGACTCAATCCGGCATTGCGCTAATCGGCGTAAACAATCCTCACGCTACACCGGAGGAAATCGCCGAGCAGTACGTGGTGTGCAAGGATGTTAGTGGTGCTATCGATTGGATCCACTGGAAGCGAGACTCGATCCCCGATGGCTACTCGTACGCGTGTGACGTGAACGAGTTTAACGATGTCACAGGCCATCTCGAACTGGTCCAGCCCATCGGTAAGCTGCTTCTATAG
- the LOC125956336 gene encoding uncharacterized protein LOC125956336, with amino-acid sequence MSIVAPSIAAIILLTFHCISSTALFTLVAVARKVVVNNNYKYVNVTVTINEIGPATNHTVDVDMQILRQIRTMKLSVHYHLVLDRSVVPNALVSRTIDVCHFLKRPTSDRLLNLMYAQFKKNSYLPERCPMPPDHYYIRKFRPSTVAIPSFFPQNDFLLREIYQTGINNEPLFTYQFYGSFVRKTSE; translated from the exons ATGTCGATTGTAGCGCCTTCTATTGCGGCGATTATCCTTTTGACCTTCCATTGCATATCATCGACCGCCTTGTTCACA CTTGTAGCCGTTgcgaggaaggtggtggtcaATAACAATTACAAGTACGTAAACGTCACGGTTACCATTAACGAGATTGGTCCCGCCACCAATCATACCGTCGATGTTGATATGCAGATTCTGAGACAGATCCGCACCATGAAG CTTTCAGTCCACTATCACCTCGTTCTTGACAGGAGCGTCGTTCCAAACGCGTTGGTTAGCCGAACGATCGATGTTTGTCATTTCCTTAAGCGTCCCACTTCCGACCGACTGTTGAACCTGATGTACGCGCAGTTTAAAAAGAACAGCTATCTGCCGGAGCGTTGTCCCATGCCACCGGACCATTACTACATACGCAAATTCCGCCCCTCGACTGTCGCCATTCCCAGTTTTTTCCCTCAGAATGATTTCCTTTTGAGAGAAATTTATCAAACCGGCATAAACAACGAACCCTTGTTTACTTATCAGTTCTACGGTAGCTTTGTGAGAAAAACGAGCGAGTAA
- the LOC125958137 gene encoding uncharacterized protein LOC125958137, translating into MVPIIKSINYVIKCPYLNGTFVLHPETASRNRFSTVSFSFTVHRPLHILTLRIAAAIPRRGTQLYPIYNTTLSFCDFLSHPEKYRLVKIVYNEVRRYGSVPNRCPINPATYAYNNITLKQIDFPSFLPESEYVLDMSGLFGTKMEHCVEIRVNGTLKKFNTS; encoded by the exons ATGGTTCCTATTATCAAGAGCATCAACTATGTGATAAAGTGTCCGTATTTGAATGGTACATTCGTGCTGCATCCGGAAACAGCATCCCGCAATCGCTTCTCTACCGTTTCGTTCTCCTTTACGGTGCACAGACCACTGCACATTCTCACT CTACGAATCGCAGCCGCGATCCCAAGGCGAGGCACGCAACTGTACCCGATTTACAACACGACGCTTTCCTTCTGTGACTTTCTTAGTCACCCCGAAAAGTATCGGTTGGTTAAGATTGTGTATAATGAAGTGCGCCGTTACGGTTCCGTGCCGAATCGATGTCCCATCAACCCGGCCACCTATGCCTACAACAACATAACGTTAAAGCAAATCGATTTTCCGTCCTTCCTACCGGAGTCCGAGTATGTGCTAGATATGTCGGGTCTTTTTGGAACAAAGATGGAGCATTGCGTAGAGATACGCGTCAACGGTACATTGAAGAAGTTCAACACATCCTAA
- the LOC125958138 gene encoding uncharacterized protein LOC125958138 has translation MSVYWIALWAVVTSVCHNQAEGSVRITNYTDDWDAKYLDVDLRVRRLDKTTAIDFDLDLKQVLDKNVEYDVRLCRKIAGKYHQMMYTGKQQVCGMETRRSRNLLDRYIASELVKHSNLTTRCPISTGHYELIVQVNRVEVTNANRLANCTASVRKIGASSNYQSYFHIVLRQAVTDARVG, from the exons ATGTCTGTCTATTGGATTGCGCTGTGGGCTGTTGTGACGAGCGTTTGTCACAACCAGGCGGAAGGATCCGTACGCATCACCAACTACACCGATGATTGGGATGCAAAGTATCTGGACGTGGATTTGCGAGTACGCCGGCTAGATAAAACGACAGCAATCGACTTCGATCTGGATCTGAAGCAAGTGCTCGACAAGAATGTGGAG TATGATGTGCGACTGTGCAGGAAAATCGCTGGCAAGTACCATCAGATGATGTACACCGGTAAGCAGCAGGTATGCGGAATGGAAACGCGACGCTCGCGGAACCTACTGGATCGCTACATCGCGTCAGAACTAGTAAAACACTCGAACCTCACCACACGCTGCCCGATCTCGACCGGTCACTATGAG CTGATCGTGCAAGTCAACCGTGTGGAAGTCACAAACGCTAACCGCCTGGCCAACTGCACAGCCTCGGTTCGGAAAATAGGCGCTAGTTCTAACTATCAATCTTATTTCCATATCGTCCTGCGGCAAGCGGTCACGGATGCGCGGGTAGGCTGA
- the LOC125956343 gene encoding uncharacterized protein LOC125956343: MIINERSPVGPYRTVTKGGADGAGGATTRTTQTTTTIVETWAKLLEHQSSMQSAPTGVIVGEENTRPVEVDEENTATAMGSTVSATTHNYQLRFNVKLPAANT, encoded by the exons ATGATAATTAATGAAAGATCACCAGTCGGACCATACCGTACCGTTACCAAAGGCGGTGCCGACGGTGCAGGCGGTGCAACTACAAGGACGacccagacgacgacgaccatcgtGGAAACGTGGGCCAAACTGCTCGAACATCAATCGTCGATGCAGTCCGCCCCGACAGGGGTGATAGTGGGTGAAG AAAATACGAGACCGGTAGAAGTTGACGAGGAAAATACTGCGACCGCAATGGGGTCAACGGTTTCCGCAACAACACATAACTATCAGCTCCGTTTTAACGTGAAGCTTCCGGCGGCGAATACGTGA